TTCTTGCTTGAAGGTTGGGAATTTATGGATGCTGGTAAAACAACGATCGGTTCAAATTATGCATTTGGTCGTCCTTGCCCCTGACATTTGGTTTTTTGGGGACTCTGGCAGTGTATAGCTTTGACATTCTCAATGACAAGTAACAGCCTCAACCTTCAAAAAGGTTAGGGTGCTAGTGCAACGTTTTTGCCTTTGATATATAACGAGTTGTGATAAAGATCTGATGAAAACCTATGTAATTTGATATATGAGATTTTCACCTTTCCACCCTACTTGCCTTTTATCTAATGAGTAGGCTTCCATTGGTTTGATAAATGTGAATTCTGCAGATTATACCTCTTcaaagttttttgtttttttattttttgggacGAAATACCTCTCCAAAGTTAATTCCATTGAGACgtgaattttgtttaaatgCAACTCGAATTGACCAGAATGATCCATGTTGTTTGCGGTGTAAATTGTTTGCATAATGATGGATTATCCAGTTGAAAATACTTCAATATCAGATTCCCCCAATGAAATGAAGATTTCATGCTATTTGCtgtcaaattttcttctttcttcatcaACCGTTCTACCCTCAAGAAACAGTTGAAAGTATTACCTTAAATATCTCTACCAATTCCAACATCCCAAAATTTGATGGTACTTTTGACCCAAAGTAGCCAACAGGGATGACAATTATGAAACCAGTCAGAAATAATGCAAAGGGTCTCCATCAATGAATTCCTCCAGTCCAGTGATAGAatgttgatgatgatcaaTATGGCTAATGGGTGACATTGAACTGTCATGATTATCCAAGCAGCAAGTAAAAAGTGGTCAATGAGCAGCACTGACCCTTCAGAGTGCACCACCCCCACTCTCTCCACACACCCCCCCTTTCACAATTCACAATCAGCAAGCAACCCAACCACTTATTACTCCTCATTGCAACTAAGTGCTACTGTTAGTCCCTCATACACTCACACAAACTGCAACCAATTAATATACTATTGATTCTACTTACATCAATGGCTCACAATCACCTTTTCACCATTCTTAAAAATCATTGTTGGGGCATACACAGTGAGTCAAAACATAAGGTTGACAATTTCACATTCATTTAGGTGGTAAAAGGAAAACAGAAGGTACAAAATTCTGTCCCaatgggtttttctttttcttggttggaacttggaatTTGATCCTTCATGGGGAAATATGGCGCGTGAGGGATGAACCACCACTAGTAGTAGTAGTACCATTTTTACTGTTACTGAGGAAGAGATAGATAATCGACTAGACCCCCTGTCACCACTCACTCACCACTCTTgtccttttctcttctttttctctctctctcatttctttttctctttctctccgaCAATTTATTAGATAGTaatctacatatatatatttttttaatataagtgaTATTGGAGGTGGGAAAAATTAAATCTAAGAAATCGGGTGAATAAGTAAATATTCTTAATTACTTACAAGTTTCATGCAAGTAATCCAAGCTACATGCTTAATTTCAAAGTAGGACCAAAAAAACATGTAATAAGAGGTTGACCGACTAGGatacatataaaatatgtTGGTATTTAAAAGATTTTCAAAGTTTacagttttgaattttaaattttattttaattcttttggttgttttcttttatttattatggggtataacattttttttttcagtttattttttaatgccttaattttttttttatttgactCCTTTACATTTGGCACACAACTAATTCtctctatatattttttactttctttattttttagggcAACGGTTCTATGATTTGGAGACAAATATTGATATAACGAGATATAAGGAATAGGAAGATCGAACGATAACCCTACAAGTAACAATGTTGGAATCCATCAGAGAAATTGAGTAAACCTCAAAtatattgattaaaaataagatgaaTAAACTTACAAATACAACGCCATGAGTTGgcttaaatagaaaacaaagaaaccctAAAACCGTAGGAAAAACCCTAGGTTCTAGAATATTCCTAAACTTAACTAACacgaaaataataaaaatcatgTTAGGAAGATAATATCCTACTAGATAACTTAttcttcaaaatataaaataaaacattaaattaaatacaaatctTGACATAATCATAATTGCTTCAAACTTCCTCAATCAATTAGAAAATCCCAACAATACGCATTCCTTCTTTTCCTAGCGCCATAATTGacatttaattgaaaatttcctCTCTTGCACGATTTCCTTCCAACTTTGAGtcactttattttaattaatttttcacaCCATAATTGACCCATATTTCGTCCTACATCATATATTCAACTACGAACGTGCTCATAACGGACCTTAAATTTATGTATTTGAGGTcatatcttggagtcttgtataCCGTTAGTACCTGCACATAGGGAGACTAcgtacaaaggctttaggacatTGTATTTGACGTGCTTCACCATACCATACTTGCGTTCTTactcttaatttattttacttttatttcctTATTATTTGTTccattagttttattttagggtttaagcttttcaatttgttttatttattatttataggGTAAAGGTTTTTGTATTTGAGTTTTgcataaaaggaaaactaatttttaataacataatatatatatatataatatagttTGGTAGtatggtgtactcagttaattttaaggttcatTTAGCAGTACTTATTAGAAatcttatatttaaaaagtagtGAGATTTTAGTATTGAAACTTTAAGAATCCAAagtttcatttataaattatatacaaATTAGGTATTAAATTCCACATGACTCCAAAACTTGAACATATACTTGCGATAAGGTACTTTGGACTTGATCTCGCGTATGGGGCTAAGATTCGAGTTCATAAGCTAATATCCGAGAAGCATGTCTTTGCACTAATAAATAATCATCAGTGCATGATTTGGAGTATTATACTCCTACTTTAGGTTACACACTTAGTGAACGTTATGGACTTATGCATAAAATAATGTAAGTGAAGATATACTTTGtatgaagaaaattttataacGTTAGTTAAAAGGTGCACTAGCTATTTTGATGTTATGTTGTCACTCCACCATTTGATTCTTTATATTAAGATTTCATTatcttaaatttaattttttatgttaaCGGGGTCTAGTCTAGTGAAAAATGATCTTAGCTTACAGACTAATAGTGTCAAGTTTGAACTTTCATGACACATTCGTAGTGTGTGTGTAAGAAACTCATCCTCTTGTagaagggaagaaaaaattaatgagaATTGAACCGTTTGTAGTAAGTGTGACTATTAAGTCTCCTACTAAGCTTTCTTGGTCTTACAAATGGTAATCTTTTCCCTATACTAAATTTaataaaggaaataaaaagccATACAGAGATCATAAGTTTTGCTAGCCCATGAAATCTCATATGAAGTTTATATATGCCTTTACAATTAATGCTAAAGGATCCCCCCatctttgttatttttttcccctttttctttcttgtgtcACATCCCTGAAGTTTTTCTATCTGCAGCCAAATCTCCCATATTATTAGACAAACATGGCGAAATTCACTGTAAAAAAATCTATGAATATCGTAAATTAATTCcgtatattaaaaaaatcctaaattaattgggaaagagAAGCTTTAATTGGATCTGATTTTAAAACACATGTGAATTACGTTGGTTACattgtctttactttttcGTTTatggaaacaaagaaaaaaaaaaccgaagACATTTGACCACCTCATTTAATGATTGTTGAAACCCTTTAGATCTTCCGAATCTCTCACTCAAGCCCTCTCATTCAattctcaattcaattcacCCCACAAAGACCAAACAAGTAGTTTCTCCATTGACTtgtcaatctctctctctctctctctctctctctctctctctctcaactacTAGGATACTATCTACAGTATATAGAGGACTAGCTGCATGGAGTGAGAAGCTCATGATCACCACCACTTGGGTTGCTCAAAAGTTCTGCAgtagtatttaatttctaCCTAGTTTCTACGAGTAGGGTTACATATAAGCATTACAAGGAGTTCAAAGGAGAAACAAAagggtttttccttttcttttcttttggtgatGAGGATGGAATGGATTGTGGGATGTTGGGTTTTGGTGGGAATTTTTGTAGGATCGTTGTGTTGGGTTTCTaaggagatgaagaagaagaacaaaagccAAAATCATAAGGGTGCTAAAGTCCCCAAAGGAAAGTTAGGTTGGCCTTTGATAGGAGAAACTCTTGACTTCATTGCTTGCGGCTACACCTCTCGACCTGTCAGCTTCATGGAAAAACGTAGATCTCTGTaagctctctcttctctgctctttctctcacacttGCCATCAGATTAATttgcaacttttttttttccgaaaaaatatatatttttctaatttaattTCTCCATCGTTATTATCCTAATCAAGGAATTATGGTCTTAATGTTATACAATATAAAGTGtagaaatattttaatcaaaacgAGCATCTTTCTTCTCAAACCATATCGTCAACAACAGATAAATGTTCTTTCCCTGCTTATGCTGTCAATGATAGAGATGGAATAGCAAGTAGCAGTAGAATTATACATCTATGAATATAAGTATCCTTCATTTGCCCTGCTGTACTTCCATGGACTTGAAAAACGTACGCCTGTTTTGATGATgtgcttttcaattttgtaaaAGATTTGCGTGACTTGACTTCCAAACATATTCAACCATGTTTAATTGATTCTGCAACTCTTCATATatttgctttcctttttttctttttctttttctttttttttctcaaacttaAAGGGTTTGATCGAAAAGAGATTCGAGTTGGTAAAGgtagcttttaatgggaatcATCTAACATGTACCAGAAAAGAGATgagcaacaaaagaaaaggataacGTTTTTAAACCGATGTGCAATACTTGAATTAGACCAATTAGTCAGGGTGCTCTTAGGTTAAGTCATAGTTCTCACTTTATATCCTAGTTCGAATTCTCCtttcataaattatattaatttaaagtaTTTTAAATTATCGCTTGTATCCAAACTAATAACAAGACATGAATTCATTTCGACATAGACATTTGCCTACCACcgatttttgatttttaaaaaagaagaagaaaaaagaataaattattGGGGCAGGCAGGGCAACAAGAGGGTTACCAACATGTATATAACAGAATGGAATTTGTTCATTCAATGACAGATGGTGACAATagcacaaaaaagaaagcaagagTGAAAAAGGAACAACCTCAAGAAgtaaagaaaggaagaaaaagccTGCTCTATACTAACTAGCTACAAGGCTAGAAAAAACTAGGCCTTAGACTTCACACCCCTTTATTGCTTCTTTCTTCTGCAGGCTGTgctataattaattaacaacacATCCTATTCTCCATAGATTTCAGCCTCCCAACAAAAATATCCTCCCATCATCAATGAAAAGTAGCAAAGTTCAATTAAATGAGTAAAtaacacacactctctctctctctctctctctctctctctctctctctctctttaggTATGGAAAGGTGTTCAAGACGAACATATTGGGAACTCCAATCATAGTGTCCACCGATGCTGAAGTGAACAAGGTGGTGTTAAAAAACCATGGAAATACCTTCATccctgcttatccaaaatctGTCAAAGAACTGCTGGGAAAATTTTCGATTCTGCAAATAAATGGAAGCATTCATAAGAGAGTGCATGGGCTCATCGGTGGCTTCCTCAAATCACCACAGTTCAAAGATCGAATCACTAGAGACATTGAAAACTCTGTCAAGCTCAACTTGGCTCGTTGGAGACACATGCAATCTCCCATTTACGTTCAAGATGAAACCCAAAAGGTCCCTACATCTCTATGCCAACTACTAGTTTCAACGCGTGATTTAAATTCATTATTGTGATAACATAACATATTAAATATATGACAAGAGAACGTTACTTGTATTTCAGATAACATTTGAAATTCTAGTTAAAGTATTAATGAGCGTCGATCCTGGGGAAGATTTGAACTTTCTCAAGAGAGAATTTGAAGAATTCATCAAAGGTTTAATTTGCATACCAATCAAGCTACCTGGTACTAGACTCTACAAATCTCtcaaggtaaaaaaaaaatacatgtctTCATAGGAGCCctaattagggttttttttcttctttttttttaattattattgcAAATATTGTATGTTGCAGGCTAGGGAGCGATTGTTGAAGATGGTGGGAAAAATAGTGGAGCAGAAGAAAAAGGCCATGGAAAATAATAGTATCCAAGAAACAAGTCCAGTCAATGACGCAATGGATGTGCTGTTGCGTGATGGCGGTGACCAAAGCAACGAGACGCAACGCctgccgttggatttcatCACGGGGAATATCATAGAGATGATGATCCCAGGAGAGGAGACTGTGCCTGTGGCCATGACCCTAGCCGTCAAGTTCCTCAGTGACAGCCCTGTGGCGTTAGACAAACTAAGGGTACGTACGTATATCACATCATAATAATATAGACGCTTgcctttttttctcaattgccCCTTAATCCAACGGTCAGGATCTGTTTTGGTACTGGGTCTGTGGACCCACTGGCTTTATCTCTGAAGTGTTTGACTTGTTTTTAGAAGTCCTTTTCATCTTATTAGACActtgaatgaatgaatgcaCGCACGAGTGAGACATGgacggggagagagagactgtGGGGCGGTCCGGGGGCCCACTTTGCTGTGACTAGTATATGGACATTTTGCAGCCGTTAGATTTAGATTGAACGGCTGTTAGGTGTGGACCCACTATTATTAACTTTTCCTTGGTGCCGACTTGTGACCACTAGGCAACATGCGTCCACTCATCTTCTTTGCAATAATCAACAACCGACAATCATTCacgaataagttttattaaagACGTTTATGCGCGTGTGAATAACTGTTAATCGTCGTGTAGGTCTCACTATAAAGTCTACACTAGCTCTCCTCGTACGATTTATATGTGCAATGGGGCCTAATAAGGACTATATAATAGTAAAGTGCAATGTGAAAATTTGCAAACACAAAGGACCTTATTACTATGTAATAATACAATGATTGAAAAATGATTAAGCAGAAAAATAACTGTTTGGTCTTGTACAGTCGTAGAATGAAGCTCAAAATACTGAAAGTTTGTATATGAaaccttttgtttctttccgACTTTAAGAAATGCTGAGAAAGTGggtgaaaatgaaaactcaGAGCTGCAAAAATGCAGAGCTgctgtgtttttatttttagaagcATTGCTGTATTTCTACAAAAGTAGGTTTCCATATATGTGTAAGTAAAGAAGGGATGATCATTTTAGTGAAAGGAAACAGATGAACATGCTGTCCTTCAATTCTTGGTTTCGATTTTAAAGTGAAAAGcactgcctctctctctctctgtctgtctgtctgtttTAAATgctttttgttattatttatatatcacATGTAAATGCAGGATGAGAACATGGAATTGAAGAGGCAGAAGGTTGGTTCCTCTGAAAATTATGCATGGACTGATTACCTGTCCTTGCCATTTACTCAAAATGTGAGTCCCATATGTTTGAAACAGAATATAAATTGTGTCACTTTTTACAGTATCATATCACATTCTTTTGatatttccttctttattttttatatttgccaaaaaatatatcagaaagttttttttttttttttttttggttttgctgAAGGTGATAAGTGAGACTCTTAGAATGGCAAATATTATCAATGCTATTTGGAGAAAAGCTCTTAAAGATGTTGAAATCAAAGGTAtctgtcttttcttttttctttttttctttttttttttaaaaaaaaagtaaataattaaCAAGAATATGTACAATTTGAGGAattttatgttggttttgcaGGGTATTTGATACCACAAGGATGGTGTGTCTTGGCATCTTTAACTTCTGTTCACATGGATGAAGAGAACTATGAAAGCCCATATCAGTTTGATCCATGGAGATGGGAGGtaaactttcttcttcttcttttctttttgctttaatTTATGTTAATTTGTAAGTGTAGTGttcatataaattttctttgacTGCAGAAGTTAGAAACTGCTGTAAACTACACTTCTAGTTTCACTCCATTTGGTGGGGGACAGAGGCTCTGCCCTGGTTTGGAACTCTCTAGGCTTGAATTATCAATCTTCCTTCATCATCTTGTCACTAATTACAGGTATTAATCTTCCCCTAATCACATCATTACTCCAATGGGATATTAAAAATGTTCCTGATTGAAAAAGGCAATTTTGAATCAGACCCAATTGCTGCTTTCCACTAGCTTATGTTTGTCCAATGAGTACTTCAATAATTGACCTAGCAATATAGCTTATGTATTTTTGTGGTTCCTCATTGCAGATGGGTAGCTGAGAAGGATGAAATTGTTCACTTTCCAACGGTCAAGATGAAGAGGAAGCTGCCAATTTCTGTCACATCCACAAGCACTTAGAATTTTAGAAAGTATAATTTGATCTTTCAACATACAAATCACAACCACATTTGAATTTTATCCCATCAAGAAAATTCTGTACAGCATAATATCTCGAGCTATTACGAAAAAAACAATCATGAGAGGTGTAACAAGTCCCCATTTTAGGTGGATGGGCTCTGTCTGCATTATAGGGTAGTTCTGGTGTCACCATCTTTGTAATTTGCTGTCCTTGGTCCTTCAAAATTGAATTCAACACGAGTGGGGACGAATGAATCTTACTCCCATGTGTACGAAGTCCCCAGCTATTAATTTTTCTGTTTGATCTGATAACTTTGTGTCGGTTATATGAGAAGATTATAATAAAGATTTTGGGAGGGTTAGGATCATATAAAGGGAGAAGCATCTCACATGTGCTTCTCCgtaaaatcatttaaattgGTTATGTGAAGAAGTAATTCTCCATAAAAGTGATTATTAGCCTATCAAGAATCactctcaaaaaaatttggtcttCCACTGCTGCCATTGTAAATTGGACTTTTagattaaaattataaattaattacaaagaATAAAAGTTATGGTCCTCAAGGAAGATATAACTTGCATAAATGCACTACTGGCCAGAAAAATACAGGAAGAGAGAAACGGACAACTGCAATTCTATATCAAGAAAAGATAGGgtccaagaaaaaaacaaagaatggGGTTCAAGATCCTTGATCCATGATATGAAATAGAACCACTAAAAAGATGGTGACATATAATAATGCACACCAAGATGAAGTGCAATTGCCCATAAAGCCTTGATTGTTTTGTACCGTACCAGTATTTGTTGtcttgctttttatttttctacagCAAAATTAACTACTCTTTGATTTTATACAAAGGGGATTCGAAGTCTGTCGTCGGGTGTaggtaaatgctcttaaccaaTAAAGCCAAGATAATCATTCTCTTTGATGGAATGAGTTCCGCTTCACCAAAGATTCTTCCATCACTGATGTTCTACATAAAACAATCAGATGGTTGAACTCGAAACATGGATTTCGATTCATTTTAGTTATGGAACTGTCATGAGATTACATCCAGTTAGAGAAATACTAGAGCCATGAGCATTTCAGAAAGAAATAAACTGATCTGTTTTCAAAGGACTTTCCTATTATAGTAAGAAATACACAAATCATTGTCATATTATAGTAAGTTTTTCCTATTATGACATCCTAATTAATGAGTGAGCTAATAGACTAATAGCTATCAACAGTAAGCAACAGAAAATGATTCATTCTCAGCATTCCTACTCTTGGACTGATCATGAAAATATATTCCTGCTTGATTAAACAATGCAAGCAGATGCAGCAACTCCTCATTTGACAGCTTTGAAGGCCGCTTGTCCTCAAAATCAGCCGATTTCAGAACCCCCATTAACTTCTCCTTGAAGGAACTCGCTCCCATTTCCGAGCAAGACGACGAAGAAAGCTCCTCTTCATCGCTCTCTCCTCCATCCCAGTTGTCGTCGTTGCTGCAAATATAATTGTCAGTTTCACCATTTGAGCCAGCTAATTTGGACAACCGCAACAGCTCCATcaccttcttcttttgcttGAACGTTGCCCCAAGTGTCTTGTTCTTGTTACCAAAACAAGCCTTTGTAAAAGCCGACCATTCATCCAAATTAACGTTTGGAACTTCAGCTTTCGGACGAATTATAACCACCGACGAATCGACTTTCGGGCAAGGAACAAACTCCCTCTTGCTCACATCCATGACAAACTCCACATTAGCCACCAGCTTCACATTCACAGCCAACCGGTTGAACTCAGAGTCTCCAGGCTTAGCCATCAATCTCCTTGCAAACTCCTTTTGAAGTAGCAGCGTGGCACTCCGAAATGACCTTGCCCCATACACCAATTTAGCCACCAGGGGCGAAGATATTCCATACGGAATGTTCGCCACGACAATATCAAAAGGAGGAAACTCCGCCTTCAGTGCATCTTTACATATAACCTGCAAAACGCATAATCAAACACCTTAATCCACTCGTCTCAAAAGCACAAAATTTTGGTTCAcgcatttcatcaaacacataAACGCCATTTGACTTACAGTCAACCTATCTTGAACCCCACACTCCGCAACACGTTTTTGGAGAACCTCCACCATCCGCTTATCAATTTCGACTGCCACGACGCTCTTGGCAGCTTCCAGAAGCTTGAGGGTAAGATTTCCGGTGCCGGGTCCGATCTCGAGGACGGTGTCTGTGGGTTTAATTGCGGATTTTCGAACAATGCTGTCGAGAATACGTTGGTTGGTTAAGAGGTGTTGGCCTTTGCTCTTGTGCAACTGCAAATACCCATCTTGACCCTCCTCTCTTTTCCGACGGCCGTCGTCATCTGCGCCGTTGATCTTCCGATATGAGCGATATCTGGACGTCGATTGCAGCTGCCCAAGTGAACCATGCCCGAGGATGACACCATAAAGACATTTGGCGCGTCGAAGCATATGTGTTGTTCGTCGTTAATTTGGTTTCAAAGGGACTGACCGttgagatttgaattttaGTTGCTGTGGTGGGAGTTTTCCCTTCGCAAGTCAGGCGATGAAAACTAAACACATAACAAATTGGTAGTTTAATTATTGGGCTAGATGCCTCATAATGGCCCAAACTCGCATAAATTTTGGGCTatatttctttctcctttttttattgggaaaaaaatggtTGGGCCAATTATCAGGC
Above is a genomic segment from Prunus dulcis chromosome 7, ALMONDv2, whole genome shotgun sequence containing:
- the LOC117636128 gene encoding 3-epi-6-deoxocathasterone 23-monooxygenase CYP90C1, which translates into the protein MRMEWIVGCWVLVGIFVGSLCWVSKEMKKKNKSQNHKGAKVPKGKLGWPLIGETLDFIACGYTSRPVSFMEKRRSLYGKVFKTNILGTPIIVSTDAEVNKVVLKNHGNTFIPAYPKSVKELLGKFSILQINGSIHKRVHGLIGGFLKSPQFKDRITRDIENSVKLNLARWRHMQSPIYVQDETQKITFEILVKVLMSVDPGEDLNFLKREFEEFIKGLICIPIKLPGTRLYKSLKARERLLKMVGKIVEQKKKAMENNSIQETSPVNDAMDVLLRDGGDQSNETQRLPLDFITGNIIEMMIPGEETVPVAMTLAVKFLSDSPVALDKLRDENMELKRQKVGSSENYAWTDYLSLPFTQNVISETLRMANIINAIWRKALKDVEIKGYLIPQGWCVLASLTSVHMDEENYESPYQFDPWRWEKLETAVNYTSSFTPFGGGQRLCPGLELSRLELSIFLHHLVTNYRWVAEKDEIVHFPTVKMKRKLPISVTSTST
- the LOC117636129 gene encoding ribosomal RNA small subunit methyltransferase, mitochondrial, with the protein product MLRRAKCLYGVILGHGSLGQLQSTSRYRSYRKINGADDDGRRKREEGQDGYLQLHKSKGQHLLTNQRILDSIVRKSAIKPTDTVLEIGPGTGNLTLKLLEAAKSVVAVEIDKRMVEVLQKRVAECGVQDRLTVICKDALKAEFPPFDIVVANIPYGISSPLVAKLVYGARSFRSATLLLQKEFARRLMAKPGDSEFNRLAVNVKLVANVEFVMDVSKREFVPCPKVDSSVVIIRPKAEVPNVNLDEWSAFTKACFGNKNKTLGATFKQKKKVMELLRLSKLAGSNGETDNYICSNDDNWDGGESDEEELSSSSCSEMGASSFKEKLMGVLKSADFEDKRPSKLSNEELLHLLALFNQAGIYFHDQSKSRNAENESFSVAYC